In Dromaius novaehollandiae isolate bDroNov1 chromosome 3, bDroNov1.hap1, whole genome shotgun sequence, the following are encoded in one genomic region:
- the GREM2 gene encoding gremlin-2, with product MIWKFALSIFLMAALVRVTDTRKNRPAGAIPSPYKDSSSNNSERRQHLNKEVLASSQEALVVTERKYLKSDWCKTQPLRQTVSEEGCISRTIINRFCYGQCNSFYIPRHVKKEEESFQSCAFCKPHKVTSSTVQLECPELDPPFRLKKIQKVKQCRCMSVNLNNSGKL from the coding sequence ATGATTTGGAAATTTGCCTTGTCCATTTTTCTGATGGCAGCGCTGGTTAGAGTAACAGACACCAGGAAAAACCGTCCTGCAGGAGCAATTCCATCCCCTTAcaaagacagcagcagcaacaactcTGAGAGGAGGCAGCACCTGAACAAGGAAGTGCTGGCCTCTAGCCAGGAGGCCCTTGTGGTCACTGAAAGGAAGTACCTTAAGAGTGACTGGTGCAAAACACAGCCCCTGCGGCAGACTGTTAGTGAGGAGGGCTGCATAAGCCGCACTATCATCAACCGCTTTTGCTATGGGCAGTGCAACTCCTTCTACATACCGCGGCAtgtgaaaaaggaggaggaatccTTCCAGTCCTGTGCCTTCTGCAAGCCACATAAGGTCACCTCGTCGACCGTGCAGCTGGAGTGTCCTGAGCTGGACCCCCCCTTCCGACTCAAGAAAATCCAGAAGGTGAAGCAGTGCCGCTGCATGTCTGTGAATCTCAACAACTCAGGCAAACTGTGA